In a single window of the Papaver somniferum cultivar HN1 chromosome 8, ASM357369v1, whole genome shotgun sequence genome:
- the LOC113304141 gene encoding E3 ubiquitin-protein ligase RING1-like — protein MDLIKNFKSYNLVRSTIDNMLSDFKAPSSFYDYVTDCVLDSAFKLPEIVGGSFLLTACVIITIQENLDVQEEDYPIHDGVTESMEEDNVRRIRASKSFIDGLKKEECRHNNGYSNDTTSCAICLERILDGSVISNMPCLHTFHSVCLVIWLHESNSCPICRCQVDPAE, from the coding sequence ATGgatttgattaagaattttaaatCGTACAATTTAGTTAGAAGCACAATAGATAATATGCTTTCGGATTTCAAAGCTCCGTCGAGCTTTTATGATTACGTTACAGATTGTGTGTTGGATTCCGCATTTAAACTTCCAGAAATAGTAGGTGGTTCGTTTCTCCTTACTGCATGTGTGATCATTACTATCCAAGAGAATTTGGATGTACAAGAAGAGGATTATCCGATTCATGATGGTGTAACTGAATCAATGGAGGAAGACAATGTAAGAAGGATTCGTGCATCAAAATCGTTTATTGATGGATTGAAGAAAGAGGAATGTAGACATAACAATGGATACAGTAACGATACCACTAGCTGTGCAATATGCTTGGAAAGGATTCTAGATGGATCCGTGATAAGCAACATGCCGTGCTTGCATACGTTTCATTCTGTCTGTCTGGTTATTTGGTTGCATGAAAGCAACTCTTGCCCCATATGTCGATGTCAGGTGGATCCAGCTGAGTAG